GATGGTAACCGTTTTAATATTAAGTTAGATGGAACTTTAATTGACCCTTCAAAAGATATAGCTAGGTTCTATTCAGTAAAGTATGATGGATATAGAAAGAAAGAATTGGTTTACGTAAAATCAGATGGGAATAGGCCAATCACCACAAATTCTAGTCAGTTGTATTATAAGGAGATTTTGACGATAGAGAAGGATTAAGGGATAAGTAGACAGTAGTCAGTAGACAGTAGACAGCCCGCCGCGGCGGGCTGTGGTTAGTGGTCAGTAGACAGTAGTAAATATATTTGGAAAAGTTTCCCTTTTCATGCGATATATATCTTCCAGTTCATTATAAAATAAATGGAAATCCTCAAAAGCTGAATCTTTAAACATCGCCATAAAATCAATAGCTATTTTTCTTTCTTGTTTTGTTGAATCGCTTGCTAGTGGCTTTGTTTCATCTGTTGCGTTTGATGTGCAGGATGAAGCTATTATAATAATGAGAAGTAGTTTGAGTAGATTCACGTTTCAGATATATGATATTTTTTGATTGTTTGTAATTCATTACTTTGTCTTCTATTGATGAGATTGCCAAGCGGAAGCCGCTCGCAATGACGGTAAATCCTACAAAAAATCCCACGCTATATCATAACGTGGGATTTTTTTGATTATATTATAGCTTGGATTAACAAACACAAATTTGCGTCAGCAACATTTATCATTTATTATTCATCATTCATCATTGTATTCTTATTCTTTCACAAACTGTTTGCTTCCTATTATATGTCCATTGGCATCGATCAATTGCAAATGATATAATCCTTTGGCCATAGCTGTTACATCTATTTGTGTGCTTCCACGTAAGCTTCCGTTTACTATTAATTTGCCAGTGGCATCATATACTGTCCAACGTGTAGCATTGCTATTTTGTTGTAATTGTATATTCAATTTATCAGCAGTAGGATTTGGATACAATTCAAATGATTTATCTGTAGGGACATTAATCGCATTTGCATCTACATTTACCCAACGACTTACGGTATTGGCAGCGTTATTTTGCTTATCTTTCACATTATAGTCCAACTGATACCAACCTTTCACTGTATTGTTTACTGTGCCTGTGCGAACCACCGAAGCAGGAACAACGACATCATAATTATCAGTAGCTTTCACTCCAGGGTCGGTAAAATTAGCATTGATGAATATATATATAGTATCTTTACCAATCAAAGTTATAACTGGACGTGTAGTATCGCCCACCTGCACCATACGGACGCGTGTGTTTATATTTTTACTCTTATCAGTTGCAGTGTATGTAACAGGATACCATCCCAATTTTCCCGTATCCACGGTACCACTTATTATAATAGTATTGGTTACATTTCCATCCATCGAGTCGATGGCGGTTGCACCCGCTTCTATATATTTATTATGCACTTCTAAATATTGGCTATCCACCCCTAATAATGTAATTGAAGGCCCACTATTGTCGGGCAAAACATAAATAGTGCGTTGCACTTCGGCAGCTTTATTTCCCGCAGAGTCTTTCACATTATATTTCACTATATAGCTGCCCACAACTTGGTTATTAATATTGCTTGAAGCAACTACATTGGCACTAATATTACCATCTACATTATCAATAGCGGTTGCACCTGGATCATTATAAGTAAGACCCTGTTCAACGGTATCAGGATTATTGCCAATCAAAGTAAGTACGGGTGGAGTTTTGTCATCACTAATTAATACAAAATAATCCTCCACTTCTCCAAATGCAACATTGCAAGGTTGGTTCTGGTTATTATTATAACTCACTGCTACCCTCAAGCGGGTGATGCCAACTTTGGCAGAGGCAGGAACCGTGAAACTACCCGATACCACTTGGTTGCTAGTAGGAGCATCGTTAATTACTCTCTCACTATTTATATCAAAATCACCATCTTGATTGTAATCAACCCACGCACGCCAATTTTGGTTTGTGCCGATATCGAATTTCTCAAGTCTATAAGTAGTTTTTGCTTTGCGTTCTATATTATATACTACCCCAAGGTTTGTATAATCGGTATACCCTTGTATCGAACTCGTGGTTCGGGTTGTATTATTAATACCCACACGATTCAATCCAACACCATTAATTAAGGTAGGATTTGGGCGGCAAATTGCAGACACATGTATATAGGCAGTGCGGCATACATTATCGTTTCCAAAATTGTTTGAAACCGTTAAACATACTTTATAATCGCCCGTATCGCTAAAGCTAAGCACCGCAGTATAATCATTGCTACCATTCAACATACTAACGGTTGCTGCAGGTGTTATCTGCCAACTCCAAGTTTTTGGGCCATTTGTACTTGTATCTCTCAAGGTTATTACTTGCATGGTATCGGCAATGGTGAAGTCGGTGGTGAAACCTGCAACAGGCTTTGCAGTAGGGGCAACCACACTAATCGTTTTTGTAATAAATGTTATACCTAGGCAATTGGTAACTGTTAAAGTAACATCAACATTGCCCGTTGTCGTAAATTTCCAATCGCCATTAGTGGTGGTAGAATCGGTGGTTCCATTGCCATCAAAATCCCATTCATAAGTAGTTCCGTTTTGGCTGCTATTTACAAAGTGTGTAACACCTGAATTATATACTTTGGTGGGAACTATAAAATCGGCCACAGCAGCTTGCAATACTTTGCTATTCCACTCACCAGCAAATCCTGCGGAGTTGCCCTGTGCGTTAGAAGTAAACTCTATATACATATTTCCTGAGTATGCTAGGAATGGCCCAGGTATATTACTACCGCTATATCCAAGTCCACTATATAATGGTGTGCCAGTATTGTCAGCACCATCATATACTCTTATATAATCGCCATTAGATAAATTAAATTTGTTAAACTTCAGTTCAATCTCACTATTACAAGGGCCAATTTTATAAGTACAATTTTCGTTATCGCTATAGTTGCTATTAGGGCCGCCTGAGTCGAACAGGGAACCTGCCGCTACCGTAGTTTCATAAGGGAATATACACATTTGTGCAAGCTCTTTTACAATAACCAAATTGGTTTTACAAACCTTCACACTGTTGCCGATTACATTTGTTGCGGTAAGACAAATTGTATAATTACCAGAGGTAAGGAAACCTATTTGTGGGTTTTGCGAAAACTCATCGCCATTGATAAAAAATATTTGGTTTGCAGGAGAAAATTCCCAGAACCAAGAAGTAGGGCCATTGGTGGAGAGGTCAGTTAATTGTATTGGGTCATTGGGGTAAACTGTATCTTGGTCTGATAAGAAATTAACTACTGGCACAGCGGTTGGGTTTTTTACATTGATGGTTTTATATACAGTATCAGTACCTGCACAGTTAGTAGCTACTAACATAATGGTTTGTTTGCCAAGGCTAGTATAAGTATAAGAAGTATTGAATAATGTATCATCTATTACACCATCGCCATCTACTTCCCATTGGTATTTATTGCCACTACCTGTTTGAGTGGCATTACGCAAATTGTATGGGCTATTGATATAGGCTACACTATCAGCATTGATTTTTGCTTTGGGTTTTTGATTTGCAAATGCAGTCCACGATGCTGCAAAACCAGCGGAGTTATTATTGCCATCGGTAATTTCTTTTATATATATACTTCCACTATTTGCAGTTAATGAACCGGGCGAATTGGTGCCAGTAAATCCTAAGCCGGGATGTAATGGTTTGCCTGTTGCATCTACTCCATCAAATACTTGCACATAGTCATTGGCTTGCATATCGAGTGCGGTGAATGATATTACAATTTTACCCGCACAAGTGGGTTCAATTAAAAATCCACAACCCGATCCATCATTATAGTTTGAAACGGGCCCTCCAGAATCATATATATAACCTTTGTACGCAGTGCTTACCACTGCAGTATTGTCGCACATATTAAATTGGTTGGTTACATTTATATATTGTGTTTTAACGATACTGTCTTTGCCCGCAGGGTTTTGAACTAAGAGTGATATTTTATATTTACCTGCATTGGCAAATGTGTGGAAAGGAAACTGAATATTTGAAGTATTATTTGAACCTGAAATGGTATCACCAAAATCCCAAGCCCATTTGGTAGGGTCATTTAGCGAGGTGTCTATAAAACTAACTTGCTGACCTACTTTTACGGTAAGCGGTGTAGCATAAAAACCAACTTTAGGTGAGGTATAATTTTTAACTATAAACTGCCTGTTGCTCGTACTGCTCCCCGCAATATTTTTTGCTTCCAGAAATACAGTATAAGTAGTAACCGAATCAAAACTTACAGTCGGGTTTTGAGTGGTATCATTGGTACTATTTTTAAAGCTTATTTTATTGGGGCTAAAGGTCCATTTCCATTGGTCGGGTTGGTTTACACTTTGGTCGACCAGGCTCACACTTTCATATATATATGGATTGAAAGTGTTGGCTGTAAAATCTGAAATTGGTTGTTGTTTTTGTAATATAATAATTGTTTTTTTGATGCTATCAATACAACCACCTTTGGTAATTACCATCAAAGTAATAATATATACACCTGCTGTATCAAAAGTGTGGGTAGGTTGAGATTGGTAGGTACTGTTCAATATTCCCGATTGCGGGTCACCGAAATTCCAACTCCAAAAAATAACTTCACCTCCAGTTGTTATATCATTGAATGTAATGGGAACTTGATATACATTGAGGTCGGTAATAAAATCGGCCTTAGGTTTTTCAACCGTAACGGCATTGGTAATTACTGATGGAGTGCCAGGCAAATTTGTATTGGTAGTTAATTTCACATTATATACTCCCGCACTTGCATAAGTATGTGAAGGGTTTTGGTTGACGCTGTCGACCTTGCCATCGCCGAACTCCCAACGCCAGCTAGTAATATTATAGTTACCAAAAGTATAAGATCTATCATAAAAATCGGTTTGACTACCGAGGCAACTTGCCCCCGCTTTAAATTCAGAAACGGGTTGGCCATTTTCCCTTATCACCACTGTATAATCTTCTACTTCCCCTATTTGTATAGGATTGGTGCAAGGACCTTGTGCCGTAACTGGGTAACTCTGTGTACTTACACGCATGCGGGTTGGGCCGCACACTGCAGTGCTAGGCACATTGAAATTTTGTTGCAGTAATACATAAGAACCTTGAGCTTGATTGTTAGTAAAATTAAAAGTATCCAATACTTTTTCTGTTGTAGGATCCAATACACCATTATGGTTAAAATCAATCCAAGCTCTTACTCTGGTAGCATTTACACCATTGCCGCAAACCACCCCAATAGTTTGTGCATTGCCACGGTCAATAGTGTCGCTCAAATAAGTATAATCTACATATCCTGACGATTGTTGGAAATAACTGCTATTACTAATAGTACCCATTTGCACGCTATAAACTCCAATAAAATTTGTTTGGTTACCGCGGCTTACACAATATCCTACCCTGCGGTTGCCACCAGGGTTCACATTGGCGGGGATACGTTTGATGCTGTTTATTTCGATTGAATAACAGCGGGCATCAATGGTATTTCCGAGCAGTGCTCCACTACTAATATCATATACCAGCCAAAAGTAGTTTTGTCCTTGTTTCAAATTTTGGTTGGCATTGATTGCAAACGAACCACTGGGGCTGCTTACAGCACTTCCTACTTGGTTGGTGATACCGAAATTTGCGTTGTTTCCAGTATAATATAATTTTGCTTTGCTCAACTCAGCAGGGTTAGAAGTACCCAAAGTGCTAAAGTTGAAATTGCCTATGGTGAGTGGGCTAAGTGTACCGCCTGGATTATTCTCAACCACGATTCGAAGAATTTGATTATCGGTACTGCCTTGCGTTACCTCGTCAAAATTTATTTGAGCCACATCGCTGCTTTTATAGGTTTGAGCTGAGGGGGGAAATACATCTACCGTGAAATCTTGAAAGTATTGGCTCCATTTTAAAGTGGTAGTATTCGCATCGTTATTGGTGCAAGGGTCAGGAGTATTAGCTGCCGCATTGGTATTTGAATATACGGTTCCCACCCTCATTCGGGTAGCACCCGTTTTTGCGTTTACAGGAATGGTAATATTAGTCCCGGCAATATGGTTACCTACATTCATTTGGTCGAACGCAGAGAATACGCGTTCAGTGCTTTCAAAGGTGCCGTTTTGATTATAATCA
This sequence is a window from Bacteroidota bacterium. Protein-coding genes within it:
- a CDS encoding PKD domain-containing protein — protein: MRKFYALVCILITIQTTHTQAQTYCTPSYTGYGYWNGATNVQNTPSSFFTHIKNVTLADMNVSTAAPQGNPSSNYDDNTLETARVAKGAAYPLSIFLGNGANSQIVAVWIDYNQNGTFESTERVFSAFDQMNVGNHIAGTNITIPVNAKTGATRMRVGTVYSNTNAAANTPDPCTNNDANTTTLKWSQYFQDFTVDVFPPSAQTYKSSDVAQINFDEVTQGSTDNQILRIVVENNPGGTLSPLTIGNFNFSTLGTSNPAELSKAKLYYTGNNANFGITNQVGSAVSSPSGSFAINANQNLKQGQNYFWLVYDISSGALLGNTIDARCYSIEINSIKRIPANVNPGGNRRVGYCVSRGNQTNFIGVYSVQMGTISNSSYFQQSSGYVDYTYLSDTIDRGNAQTIGVVCGNGVNATRVRAWIDFNHNGVLDPTTEKVLDTFNFTNNQAQGSYVLLQQNFNVPSTAVCGPTRMRVSTQSYPVTAQGPCTNPIQIGEVEDYTVVIRENGQPVSEFKAGASCLGSQTDFYDRSYTFGNYNITSWRWEFGDGKVDSVNQNPSHTYASAGVYNVKLTTNTNLPGTPSVITNAVTVEKPKADFITDLNVYQVPITFNDITTGGEVIFWSWNFGDPQSGILNSTYQSQPTHTFDTAGVYIITLMVITKGGCIDSIKKTIIILQKQQPISDFTANTFNPYIYESVSLVDQSVNQPDQWKWTFSPNKISFKNSTNDTTQNPTVSFDSVTTYTVFLEAKNIAGSSTSNRQFIVKNYTSPKVGFYATPLTVKVGQQVSFIDTSLNDPTKWAWDFGDTISGSNNTSNIQFPFHTFANAGKYKISLLVQNPAGKDSIVKTQYINVTNQFNMCDNTAVVSTAYKGYIYDSGGPVSNYNDGSGCGFLIEPTCAGKIVISFTALDMQANDYVQVFDGVDATGKPLHPGLGFTGTNSPGSLTANSGSIYIKEITDGNNNSAGFAASWTAFANQKPKAKINADSVAYINSPYNLRNATQTGSGNKYQWEVDGDGVIDDTLFNTSYTYTSLGKQTIMLVATNCAGTDTVYKTINVKNPTAVPVVNFLSDQDTVYPNDPIQLTDLSTNGPTSWFWEFSPANQIFFINGDEFSQNPQIGFLTSGNYTICLTATNVIGNSVKVCKTNLVIVKELAQMCIFPYETTVAAGSLFDSGGPNSNYSDNENCTYKIGPCNSEIELKFNKFNLSNGDYIRVYDGADNTGTPLYSGLGYSGSNIPGPFLAYSGNMYIEFTSNAQGNSAGFAGEWNSKVLQAAVADFIVPTKVYNSGVTHFVNSSQNGTTYEWDFDGNGTTDSTTTNGDWKFTTTGNVDVTLTVTNCLGITFITKTISVVAPTAKPVAGFTTDFTIADTMQVITLRDTSTNGPKTWSWQITPAATVSMLNGSNDYTAVLSFSDTGDYKVCLTVSNNFGNDNVCRTAYIHVSAICRPNPTLINGVGLNRVGINNTTRTTSSIQGYTDYTNLGVVYNIERKAKTTYRLEKFDIGTNQNWRAWVDYNQDGDFDINSERVINDAPTSNQVVSGSFTVPASAKVGITRLRVAVSYNNNQNQPCNVAFGEVEDYFVLISDDKTPPVLTLIGNNPDTVEQGLTYNDPGATAIDNVDGNISANVVASSNINNQVVGSYIVKYNVKDSAGNKAAEVQRTIYVLPDNSGPSITLLGVDSQYLEVHNKYIEAGATAIDSMDGNVTNTIIISGTVDTGKLGWYPVTYTATDKSKNINTRVRMVQVGDTTRPVITLIGKDTIYIFINANFTDPGVKATDNYDVVVPASVVRTGTVNNTVKGWYQLDYNVKDKQNNAANTVSRWVNVDANAINVPTDKSFELYPNPTADKLNIQLQQNSNATRWTVYDATGKLIVNGSLRGSTQIDVTAMAKGLYHLQLIDANGHIIGSKQFVKE